GTGGGTGTCCGGCGATAAGCCATCGAAAACCCTGCTGCTGCATCGCCAGATTTATGACCGTAATCCCGAAGCACAGGGGGTGGTGCATACCCATTCGACCCATCTGGTGCAGCTGACGCTGGCTGGGGTATGGCAACGGGACAGCATTCTGCCGCCGCTGACGCCGTATCAGGTGATGAAAGTGGGACGCATACCGCTGATCGGTTATCAGCGTCCCGGTCATCCGGCGGTGGCAGAGCAGGTGGCCGGACTGGCGAATGAGGTGCGCGGTGTGATGCTGGAACGCCTGGGGCCGGTTATCTGGGGCGCATCGGTCTCGGCCGCCAGCTTCGCGCTGGAGGAGCTGGAAGAAACCGCGCGCCTGTGGCTGAACTGCACTGATAAACCCGCCGCGCTGGCTGATGCAGCGGTGCAGGAGCTTTGCGCCCACTTCAGCACTCGCTGGTAACGCACGCTGTACCCTACAACGAGCAGACGATATAAAGAGAAGACCATGAAAAAAACGCTAATGGCGGCAGGTATGATGCTTTTTGCTACATCACTGATGGCACAGGAAACACCGAGCTACGTCTATGTCTCGAATGGTGACAGCGGTACCGTCACCGCGTATCAGCTGGATAAGGTTAACCACCATCTGCAACCGATCGGCGAGTATCCGACCGGTCTGAAAAGTATGCCGATGGTGGTGTCGAACGA
The window above is part of the Pantoea cypripedii genome. Proteins encoded here:
- a CDS encoding aldolase; the protein is MKSENQIREEIVQVGADLFNRGYTTGTAGNISARLEDGWLITPTDACLGHLEAARIAKVSLDGEWVSGDKPSKTLLLHRQIYDRNPEAQGVVHTHSTHLVQLTLAGVWQRDSILPPLTPYQVMKVGRIPLIGYQRPGHPAVAEQVAGLANEVRGVMLERLGPVIWGASVSAASFALEELEETARLWLNCTDKPAALADAAVQELCAHFSTRW